A genomic window from Pecten maximus chromosome 2, xPecMax1.1, whole genome shotgun sequence includes:
- the LOC117321573 gene encoding uncharacterized protein LOC117321573, whose protein sequence is MTATVVRKTDVGVKEFGHDVEVAELPQAKLMYYLDSICYALNLDKSESGIRKLRDHRRYRSLTSDDIDELLILCSLFSPDVLLGKCLFMDDDMCGNSMNKFYELNAVSNRLLVTEEIIIGGQTRKVLKILCFRKIWLECFYVEPMGQFKERLGRIAGRISGRQRQGQGQQRSVPSGRAQSRPQTATRSTPSSTTGTTSPPSSSSSQGGTDCIIV, encoded by the coding sequence ATGACTGCTACAGTTGTTAGAAAAACTGATGTAGGTGTAAAAGAGTTTGGACACGATGTTGAAGTTGCAGAGTTACCTCAGGCCAAACTCATGTACTACCTCGATAGTATATGCTACGCTCTTAACCTTGATAAGTCTGAGTCGGGGATTCGGAAACTAAGAGATCATAGGAGATACAGAAGTCTAACCAGTGACGATATTGATGAACTTTTGATACTGTGCTCATTGTTCTCACCCGACGTTTTGCTGGGCAAGTGTCTTTTCATGGATGACGATATGTGTGGAAACAGCATGAACAAGTTTTACGAACTGAATGCGGTGTCGAACAGACTCCTAGTTACAGAAGAAATTATCATCGGTGGTCAAACTCGAAAAGTACTCAAGATTCTTTGCTTCAGAAAGATATGGCTTGAGTGTTTTTACGTTGAACCGATGGGGCAGTTCAAAGAAAGGCTTGGACGTATTGCTGGGCGTATTTCCGGACGACAAAGGCAAGGTCAGGGTCAACAAAGATCTGTGCCATCAGGTCGAGCTCAATCGCGTCCGCAGACGGCAACCAGATCGACACCAAGCTCGACAACGGGGACAACCAGCCCGCCGTCTTCGTCCTCTAGCCAAGGGGGGACGGATTGTATAATCGTGTAA